The nucleotide sequence GGGCGGAAGTAAAATATTGAGCTGAAATTCAAGCTCCACAATAATCCAAGTTAGAAATCCATCCATACCTCCTTTATCGGGAATGTTCTATCGTGATATTCCACCCAGGAAATGATGGAGGAATCGGACCGGCCCGAACATCCTGAGACTTTCCTTTCCAGCCAACCCGAGAAGAACAATCTCGGAGCGGTCACAGTTGGTGTAGATTTCCCGGTGTGTGTGGTTCTTCCTGCTGGAGGTAGCGGAGAGAGAACCGGACTGCAAACACCTAAACAGTTCTGCTTGCTACTTGGCCGACCGCTCATAAGCTACACCATTCAGGCTTTTGAGAGGTTtgcatacatttttaaaaaatgggaaAGTTCGTTCGTATGTTGGTGTATTAAACGGTGCAAGTCGAGTCAGTGGTTCATAACTCACGCTAAACACTAGAATTACAAAATTTTTGCAGGAATATGACTGTTTAACGATTTAAAACAGTTTCCAGGTAATGGCTATGGCGTAGCTTTGCCAAAATATTTCCAAGAATCAAAAATTGCATGCACATTTGTGCAGACATGTTGCCATGCTGCATGTGTCTGTTATGCGACCAGCTTTAGCCCCGCCCCTATTTCTATCTGGACCAATGACGAGACCCGCTTCTGTTAGATTGACAACCAACTGCTCCCATTATAAAGTTATTATCATAAACTAATCCTGCTAATTATTTAGCTAAGATAAGGGACACATTTGAAAGGGGAATtcgattttaaaaaatgtcagccaTCTCAGGATGCTGTAAAATGTCAAAAGAGATAGGTGAAAATGGGATGTCCTCGCAGGGTATCATGGATCTGCAGCATCGTGGTTGTCGTGGCCCAAGAAAACATGGACCTGATGACGGACATCGTTGGGCGCTTCCAGCACACCAAAGTTCGGGTGGTGGCGGGCGGCTGCACGCGTCACAGGTCCATTTGTAATGGAGTCATGGCTCTAAGTGAAGAAAAGGAGGGAGAGACGCAGGAGAACAAGGTTGTCATCATCCATGATGCTGTGCGGCCTTTTGTGGAGGAGGACTTCCTGTATCAAATAACCATGGCCGCCCGGGAACATGGCGTGAGTAGTTTTGTATGACCAGTGATAAATAACTAAACAGACGACAAATTAGATTCGTGTTTTCCTCTAACCGCCCCAGGCATCAGGGGCGATCCGACCGCTCGTCTCCACGGTGATCGCCACCACGTCAGAGGGCTTCCTGGACCACTCGCTGGAGCGAGCTAAGTACAGAGCCAGCGAGATGCCTCAGGCCTTCAAGTACAACATCATCCATAGAGCCTATCAGAAAGTACGTAAACTcgataagtgcattttttttttttttttacggtgggCCATATTAAAACCCCCGAGCCGTATTTTGAGCACCCCAAGACAGACTTGAGTCTCTTTGGTGGAAAATATCACATCTGGCCAAGAAAAGTGAATGCCGCCAATGATGATGTTTTCATTGTGTTCCTCTGATGACGACAGTAGGATGAAAGGCGCCAGATTAGCGAGACGCTTTGGTGAAATATCAGCAGACACACACTGTCGGCCCGAGTGTTTTCACAAGACAACGGGATGATGCACGAGCAGACATTATTTTGCTCTCTTTTGATGTGCTTTAGATCCTGTTTTGTGTTTGAGTGCTGTGTAATTTAATGCCTATTAAGTATTTGGCCACTTTCTCTTGTCTGGGTCACTTTGTAAAACTGTGAACTCGTTTCAAACTTACCAACTCACACACTTTTAAACACGATTTTTACAGCGGCGCCTCGTCtcacaagtaccgtattttccggactataaggcgcaccggactataaggcgcaccttcaatgaatggcccattttaaaactttgtccatatataaggcgcaccattaatacaatcacaatataataacttgaaatagtgaaaacaataacaatatatcaataatgttaatatcacaTAACACATTTGGCCCACAGGCCGGAATTtgttcca is from Syngnathus scovelli strain Florida chromosome 9, RoL_Ssco_1.2, whole genome shotgun sequence and encodes:
- the crppa gene encoding D-ribitol-5-phosphate cytidylyltransferase isoform X2, whose protein sequence is MMEESDRPEHPETFLSSQPEKNNLGAVTVGVDFPVCVVLPAGGSGERTGLQTPKQFCLLLGRPLISYTIQAFERVSWICSIVVVVAQENMDLMTDIVGRFQHTKVRVVAGGCTRHRSICNGVMALSEEKEGETQENKVVIIHDAVRPFVEEDFLYQITMAAREHGASGAIRPLVSTVIATTSEGFLDHSLERAKYRASEMPQAFKYNIIHRAYQKCTEADFDFGTECLHLVLRYCATNAKLIEGPPTLWKVTYKRDLAAAESVVKDTLTQSACVITDGCSHASRLADSLHEAFCSLETQIKLNIIPDVTGDNVRYLLKTWNFIQFSMNVSDLAKVETTFAAVERTGQTLLHPVVVILVHVSTPDRWAIEPTTFAELALAAKRRNILLYGVHVQQSKDAERWARSLSKVAELTSALIRERSEALVGQLLQA